A single window of Cryptococcus depauperatus CBS 7841 chromosome 2, complete sequence DNA harbors:
- a CDS encoding GTP cyclohydrolase I: MPKLPADPLSPQGAQPISAQTLNNLSILSESSTGSWERGKVAGNARSPPSKPSVLAEYHDQGAVSLPRREGAQKTQAFASLAPEEGMVGHGAPHPWSAGKDMARSNSLAGRHSFSPVPQYSRQAREGYGFRSRSGQSTPVHSISVGGAYPFPNKRDDEDDTDHRPDGRTMQDLRGEVREELENQGFLQEAARSVVTNTLDDASGIVDEEGLGWPAKSTHLRLHSTLEEQAANMQLLTAALRTVLECIGEDPDREGLQRTPERYAKALLWMTKGYEERLVDVINDAVFAEDHDEMVIVRDIEVFSLCEHHLVPFTGKISIGYIPNKLVLGLSKLARIAETFSRRLQVQERLTKQVALAVEEAIRPRGVAVVMEASHMCMSMRGVQKPSATTVTSTMLGCFRQQQKTREEFLTLIRTPSVSRH, translated from the exons ATGCCCAAATTACCTGCCGATCCACTGTCTCCTCAAGGTGCCCAACCTATTTCCGCACAAACCCTCAACAATCTCTCAATCTTGAGTGAATCTTCTACAGGCTCTTGGGAGCGAGGGAAGGTGGCCGGTAATGCTCGCTCGCCGCCCAGCAAGCCTTCTGTTTTGGCTGAATATCATGATCAAGGTGCTGTTTCATTACcaaggagagaaggagCGCAAAAGACGCAAGCTTTCGCGAGCCTAGCGCCAGAGGAAGGCATGGTGGGTCATGGAGCACCTCATCCATGGTCCGCTGGCAAGGATATGGCCCGATCAAATTCTTTGGCTGGCAGGCATAGCTTCTCTCCTGTCCCGCAATATTCTCGTCAAGCTCGTGAAGGCTATGGTTTCCGTTCCAGATCTGGCCAAAGCACACCCGTCCATTCAATAAGTGTCGGTGGAGCCTACCCTTTTCCAAACAAGAGAgacgatgaggatgatacgGACCATAGGCCAGATGGCAGGACAATGCAGGATCTTCGAGGCGAGGTGAGGGAGGAGCTGGAAAACCAGGGCTTTCTGCAGGAGGCGGCCAGGAGTGTTGTTACCAACACACTGGACGATGCCTCGGGTAtcgttgatgaagaaggcttGGGTTGGCCTG CAAAATCCACCCATCTTCGACTTCACTCTACTCTGGAAGAACAGGCGGCTAACATGCAACTCTTGACCGCTGCGCTTCGTACTGTTCTTGAGTGTATTGGCGAGGATCCCGATCGGGAAGGTCTGCAGCGCACGCCAGAGAGATATGCCAAGGCTTTGCTGTGGATGACAAAAGGATACGAGGAGAGGTTGGTCGATGTCATCAATGATGCCGTCTTTGCGGAAGATCACGATGAGATGGTCATTGTGAGAGACATTGAAGTTTTTAGCCTCTGTGAGCACCATCTGGTGCCTTTTACCGGCAAA ATTTCCATCGGATACATTCCCAACAAACTCGTCCTTGGTCTATCCAAACTCGCTCGTATAGCCGAAACTTTCTCTCGTCGTCTGCAAGTCCAAGAACGTCTCACCAAGCAGGTTGCTCTCGCCGTAGAAGAAGCTATCCGTCCACGAGGTGTGGCTGTGGTCATGGAGGCTTCACATATGTGCATGTCTATGAGAGGTGTCCAAAAGCCTAGTGCGACAACGGTCACAAGTACAATGCTGGGATGCTTTAGGCaacagcaaaagacaagagaagaa TTTTTGACTCTTATACGAACACCCTCTGTTTCAAGACACTAA
- a CDS encoding 5-aminolevulinic acid synthase: MQVSSLLRFGSVCPFLGRSSAGQLGAMASTTTNNVSALTAAAMACPMMGPKLVSISASRHYASVAGSREVEQLHKNKNVVFDPAAKTQATNCPHVKAARDVAVDAHREKVTAGTFDYQKFYEDELEKKHKDKSYRYFNNINRLAAKFTVAHTANPKDEVDVWCANDYLGMSKNPVVIGTMKRTLDRYGAGAGGTRNIAGNGALHLSLEDEIASLHRKQAALVFSSCYVANDACLATIGSKLPGCIIFSDALNHASMIQGIRHSGAKKVIFRHNDLADLEAKLKTVPKDVPKIIAFESVYSMCGSIAPIEAICDLADKYGALTFLDEVHAVGMYGPSGAGVAEHLDFEAHHATHGSSEPIKGSVMDRIDIFTGTLGKAYGVVGGYIAGSADFVDTVRSYAPGFIFTTSLPPAVVAGAQASVAYQREYVGDRRLQHINTREVKHQFSNLDIPVVPNPSHIIPVLVGDAALAKEASDLLLRKHKIYVQSINYPTVPVGEERLRITPTPGHTTEQIAHLVSSVDSVFNKLGLKRIRDWKVAGGRVGVGMPYATDVKPIWTDKQLGLMDGTAPKRLNVGTDNVVRGDAVQAAQKRLAHLLGAEAGPVLEVTASA; encoded by the exons ATGCAAGTCTCCTCCCTTCTACGCTTCGGCAGCGTATGTCCGTTTTTAGGTCGTTCAAGCGCAGGCCAACTCGGAGCCATGGCCAGCACCACAACCAACAACGTCTCAGCTCTCACTGCTGCAGCTATGGCATGTCCTATGATGGGCCCCAAACTCGtttccatctctgcttCCAGACACTACGCCTCAGTGGCTGGCTCTAGAGAAGTCGAGCAATTGCACAAG AACAAGAATGTTGTATTCGACCCTGCCGCCAAGACCCAAGCTACCAACTGTCCTCATGTCAAAGCGGCTCGCGATGTGGCAGTTGATGCTCATCGAGAGAAAGTTACTGCTGGGACTTTTGATTACCAAAAGTTCTACGAAgatgagctggaaaagaagcaCAAGGACAA GTCCTATCGTTACTTCAACAATATCAATCGACTTGCAGCCAAGTTTACTGTGGCACATACTGCCAATCCCAAGGATGAGGTGGATGTTTGGTGCGCCAATGATTATTTGGGCATGAGCAAGAACCCAGTCGTCATTGGTACCATGAA ACGTACATTGGATCGTTATGGCGCAGGGGCAGGTGGCACAAGAAACATTGCTGGCAATGGCGCACTTCATCTCTCGCTCGAAGACGAAATCGCATCTCTGCATCGCAAACAAGCCGCTCTGgtcttttcctcttgctATGTTGCCAATGACGCTTGTCTTGCTACGATAGGTTCTAAGCTTCCAGGCTGTATAATCTTTTCTGATGCCCTGAACCATGCTTCCATGATTCAAGGCATTCGTCACTCTGGAGCCAAAAAAGTCATCTTTCGGCATAACGACCTGGCGGATTTGGAGGCCAAGTTAAAGACCGTGCCAAAAGATGTGCCCAAGATTATTGCCTTTGAGAGCGTTTACTCTATGTGCGGTAGTATTGCTCCTATTGAAGCTATTTGCGACCTTGCCGACAAATATGGTGCTCTTACCTTCCTTGATGAGGTGCATGCTGTTGGCATGTATGGCCCCAGCGGTGCTGGTGTTGCTGAACACTTGGATTTTGAGGCGCATCATGCCACCCATGGTTCTTCTGAACCCATTAAAGGCAGTGTAATGGACCGTATCGACATCTTTACTGGTACTCTGGGTAAAGCTTATGGTGTGGTTGGTGGATATATCGCCGGTTCTGCCGACTTTGTCGACACTGTACGATCGTATGCGCCCGGGTTCATATTTACcacatctcttcctcctgcTGTGGTCGCTGGCGCTCAGGCTTCTGTTGCTTACCAGCGCGAGTATGTGGGCGACAGGCGCCTTCAGCATATCAACACGCGCGAGGTGAAACACCAATTTTCTAACTTGGATATTCCTGTTGTTCCTAATCCTTCGCATATTATTCCCGTTCTGGTGGGTGATGCTGCTCTTGCTAAGGAGGCCTCCGACTTGCTTCTCAGGAAGCACAAGATTTACGTCCAGTCTATTAACTACCCGACTGTTCCTGTCGGCGAAGAGCGTCTTCGTATCACTCCTACTCCCGGTCATACTACGGAGCAAATTGCGCATCTCGTCTCTTCAGTCGATAGTGTCTTCAACAAACTTGGCTTAAAGCGCATTAGAGATTGGAAAGTTGCAGGCGGCCGAGTGGGTGTAGGAATGCCCTATGCTACTGATGTCAAACCTATCTGGACAGACAAGCAGCTTGGCTTGATGGATGGTACCGCTCCCAAAAGATTGAATGTGGGTACGGATAATGTCGTCAGAGGGGACGCGGTTCAGGCTGCTCAAAAGAGGCTGGCTCATTTGCTTGGTGCTGAGGCTGGTCCAGTTCTGGAAGTTACTGCTTCCGCCTGA
- a CDS encoding Sua5/YciO/YrdC/YwlC family tRNA threonylcarbamoyl adenosine modification protein, which yields MAGSFLRSISQLQTRFAKMSAQNTPILQCQDWASISIKPSGRLSHPLDSPTFSIPPTIQAHLERASECLHSGQTVVVPTETVYGLAASSLDPNACKKIYQIKKRPSDNPLIIHVSSLDMLRRILPSSYNFSPLYLALITSFWPGPLSLLFPSANPQPLPAPQTNAIRMPSHPLALALIALSDLPLSAPSANSSGRPSPTQAQHVYHDLNGAPGLSCILDGGKCGVGVESTVVDGLEWKKGGGGKVDILRPGGLGIEDIKRIVDAVDGKEGKTEILVHGKPWCETTQSSFPQDSTTGSAAQAERHKREKLDLPPSTPGMKYRHYSPKVPVYLLKPSNVFPPPSSLSLSTPTSPYAVLQLIAARIASDRPGHKQRLGILHFENSPLSRHLSSSCPNMEIIPISLGNTAISAAQRLFAGMLALETVHNPHDPSTRDAVDAIVIEGCTDQGLGLAVMERIEKAVGGGGVVGDVSEGEEQSCGNENRFWVDVDDV from the exons ATGGCAGGATCATTTCTGCGGTCAATTTCACAGCTTCAAACAAG ATTCGCCAAAATGTCTGCCCAAAACACACCTATACTTCAATGTCAAGATTGGGCATCCATCTCAATCAAGCCGTCTGGACGCTTGTCCCATCCTCTTGACTCGCCAACTTTCTCTATTCCTCCTACTATCCAGGCTCATTTAGAAAGAGCATCCGAGTGCCTCCATTCTGGTCAAACCGTGGTGGTTCCAACCGAAACTGTATACGGTTTGGCTGCTTCGTCTCTCGACCCGAATGCCTGCAAAAAAATATATCAGATCAAGAAGCGTCCTTCGGACAATCCTTTAATCATTCATGTTTCGTCTCTCGATATGCTTCGCCGAATATTACCTTCCTCGTACAACTTTTCACCTCTTTACCTAGCACTTATAACATCTTTTTGGCCTGGCCCATTATCACTCCTTTTCCCATCGGCAAACCCTCAACCATTACCTGCTCCACAGACAAACGCTATTCGCATGccatctcatcctctcgctcttgctctcatcGCACTCTCAGATCTTCCCCTCTCTGCACCTTCAGCTAATTCTTCGGGTCGTCCAAGCCCTACGCAAGCACAACATGTTTACCATGACCTCAACGGAGCTCCAGGTCTGAGTTGTATATTGGATGGTGGTAAATGTGGGGTTGGTGTAGAAAGCACTGTCGTTGATGGTTTGGAGTGGAAAAAAGGGGGAGGTGGAAAGGTGGACATCCTGAGACCAGGAGGTCTTGGAATAGAGGACATTAAAAGAATAGTGGACGCAGTCgatggcaaagaaggaaaaactGAAATCCTCGTTCACGGAAAACCTTGGTGCGAAACGACTCAATCATCGTTTCCACAGGATTCTACGACTGGTAGCGCTGCCCAAGCGGAACGACACAAGCgagaaaaacttgattTACCTCCGTCAACGCCAGGCATGAAATATAGGCACTATTCTCCCAAGGTACCCGTCTATCTGCTTAAACCAAGCAATGTCTTTCCTCCTCCCTcgtctctttctttgtcaacACCCACATCCCCCTACGCAGTTTTACAGCTAATCGCAGCTCGTATTGCATCTGACCGCCCAGGACATAAACAAAGATTGGGTATCCTTCATTTTGAGAACTCTCCTCTAAGTCGACActtatcttcttcttgtccgAACATGGAGATTATACCCATCTCTCTTGGAAACACAGCAATATCTGCAGCACAGCGTTTGTTCGCCGGTATGCTTGCTTTAGAAACAGTTCATAATCCTCATGATCCCAGCACTAGGGATGCAGTTGATGCTATAGTCATTGAGGGTTGCACAGACCAAGGGTTAGGGTTAGCAGTTATGgagagaattgaaaaagctGTTGGTGGTGGCGGTGTTGTTGGGGATGTGTCGGAGGGTGAAGAACAGAGTTGTGGCAATGAAAACCGATTTTGGGTGGACGTTGACGATGTATAA
- a CDS encoding ribosome biogenesis protein ERB1 codes for MVVRKTTKRNVEQVGEDSEEEFGGQRSGIDMSEDELQEEDDDSQDEEAFPEFDSELEEDGHGRESLDEDEDSGSESGYNSSDIEAMYASSVTSASSTNSKGGRLSTEEQLSKMIAKNSTKPDDSIGTDEKISRAKEGVGRMRPSKLVKGSFVREYEEYEAGYGSESSTEDNPNAIGNIPMEWYDDLPHIGYDVNGRKIYRPLQGDELDKFLANVEDPSAWTSAEDKLLQQNVQLSDKELDIIRRLERAENPDADYDPYQPTIEWFTGEGQERVMPLSAAPEPKRRFVPSKWEHKKIMKIVKAIRQGRIIPNNPSAEKPKYFPIWSDADQHTPHAMYMPAPQLPPPQTAESYNPPEEYLPTNEEKAEWETLDKEDRKQDFLPQKYDALRKVPGYKNLVQEKFERCLDLYLAPRTRKVKLNIDPESLIPKLPAPKELKPFPIASSVQYRHPGDTRVRAVSTSPDAQWVASGSEDGVVRVWDLGNGREVWRWDLHSGPIQYVEFSPLQEETLIVACVAGKIAVLSPLALVSPHIAAATLTHTNTAFASSSATTKQGAGSQLKGVELIKWTRPSEKERERGVLVWIEVPGTVKQIAWHRKGDYFATVASDAASKSVLIHQLSRHGTQSPFRKTPGAIQRVAFHPSKPHFFAATQRYVRLYDLAAQKLVRTLQSGVKWISSMDIHPRGDNLIIGSYDKKLAWFDMDLSAKPYKTLRYHTRALRSVAYHPTLPLFASSSDDGTIHIFHCTIYSDLMQNPLIVPLKILRGHKVIDGIGVLDIKWVSGKPWLVSSGADGEVRLWCS; via the exons atgGTTGTTAGAAAAACAACGAAAAGAAACGTAGAGcaagttggagaagataGTGAGGAAGAATTCGGCGGCCAGAGGAGCGGAATAGACATGAGTGAGGATGAGttgcaagaagaagatgatgatagtcaagatgaagaggcttTCCCAGAGTTTGACTCTGaattggaggaagatggaCACGGTAGAGAGTctttggatgaggatgaggattcTGGATCTGAATCAGGCTACAATTCATCCGATATTGAGGCCATGTATGCCTCGTCCGTCACTTCAGCCTCGTCAACCAACTCCAAAGGTGGTCGATTATCGACAGAGGAACAACTATCCAAAATGATTGCAAAAAACTCTACGAAACCTGATGATTCCATTGGTACGGACGAAAAGATCAGTCGGGCAAAGGAAGGTGTCGGCAGGATGAGGCCTAGTAAGCTTGTCAAGGGGAGCTTTGTGAGAGAATATGAAGAGTATGAAGCTGGATATGGAAGTGAGAGTAGTACGGAAGAT AACCCCAACGCTATTGGAAACATTCCTATGGAGTGGTACGACGATCTCCCTCACATTGGTTACGACGTCAATGGCCGCAAAATATACCGTCCTCTTCAAGGTGACGAACTCGACAAGTTCCTTGCTAATGTTGAAGATCCTTCTGCTTGGACATCGGCAGAAGAcaagcttcttcaacaaaacGTGCAACTTTCTGATAAAGAATTGGACATTATCAGAAGACTGGAGAGGGCAGAGAACCCAGATGCGGATTATGACCCTTACCAACCGACTATTGAATGGTTCACTGGTGAAGGTCAGGAAAGAGTCATGCCGCTCAGCGCTGCACCTGAGCCAAAGAGGAGATTTGTACCTTCCAAGTGGGAACATAAAAAG ATTATGAAAATTGTCAAAGCCATCCGCCAAGGCCGTATCATTCCTAACAACCCCTCTGCCGAGAAACCCAAATACTTCCCAATCTGGTCAGATGCTGATCAACATACACCTCACGCGATGTACATGCCTGCGCCTCAGTTACCTCCTCCCCAGACCGCCGAATCTTATAATCCTCCTGAAGAATATCTTCCTacaaatgaagaaaaggctgaaTGGGAAACATTGGATAAAGAAGACCGAAAACAGGATTTCTTGCCTCAAAAATACGATGCCTTACGAAAAGTCCCTGGATACAAGAATTTGGTTCAAGAAAAATTTGAAAGATGCCTTGATCTTTATTTGGCGCCTCgaacaagaaaagtcaagctcaacattGACCCAGAGAGTTTGATTCCAAAACTTCCCGCTCCCAAGGAACTCAAACCTTTTCCCATAGCTTCTTCGGTGCAATATCGACATCCAGGGGATACTCGAGTTCGCGCGGTATCTACTAGTCCTGATGCACAATGGGTAGCATCTGGTTCAGAGGATGGTGTCGTTCGTGTCTGGGATTTAGGCAATGGCAGAGAAGTATGGAGGTGGGATCTTCATTCAGGTCCAATCCAATATGTCGAATTTTCTCCTTTACAAGAAGAAACATTGATAGTTGCGTGCGTCGCTGGCAAGATTGCCGTTCTCTCGCCTCTCGCTCTTGTCTCGCCACATATTGCCGCTGCAACACTGACGCATACCAATACTGCTTTTgcctcctcttctgctACTACTAAACAAGGAGCTGGTAGCCAGCTTAAAGGCGTCGAGTTGATTAAATGGACTAGACCGagtgaaaaagaaagagaaaggggAGTATTGGTCTGGATCGAAGTGCCAGGAACTGTGAAACAAATCGCATGGCACAGAAAGGGTGACTACTTTGCGACTGTCGCTTCAGATG CGGCGAGCAAATCTGTTCTCATCCATCAGCTCTCTCGCCACGGTACTCAATCTCCTTTCCGTAAGACACCTGGGGCAATTCAGCGTGTTGCCTTCCACCCTTCCAAGCCCCACTTTTTCGCTGCCACCCAACGATATGTCCGTCTCTACGACCTTGCTGCGCAGAAACTCGTTAGAACCCTGCAATCAGGTGTCAAGTGGATCAGTAGTATGGATATACATCCTAGAGGAGATAACTTGATTATCGGAAGTTATGACAAGAAGTTGGCATGGTTTGATATGGATTTGAGTGCAAAGCCGTACAAGACTCTACG ATACCACACCCGCGCTCTACGATCAGTAGCTTACCATCCTACCCTGCCCTTGTTCGCTTCTTCATCGGACGATGGAACCATACACATTTTCCACTGTACCATCTACTCTGACCTGATGCAAAATCCTCTTATCGTTCCGCTCAAGATCTTACGAGGACACAAGGTCATCGATGGAATTGGAGTCTTAGATATTAAGTGGGTCAGCGGGAAACCGTGGTTGGTTAGTAGCGGAGCGGATGGGGAAGTGAGGCTGTGGTGTTCGTAG